From one Rhopalosiphum padi isolate XX-2018 chromosome 2, ASM2088224v1, whole genome shotgun sequence genomic stretch:
- the LOC132919065 gene encoding uncharacterized protein LOC132919065, with amino-acid sequence MIRAWMKDNQSKKWSVGLQFVQFQKNSSFHRIIGRSPYKALFGCDPKIGLSSSNLPSEIIKKLTTEEHLEEILNNIQPEHEKEQITSYCSICNTEMLTEVEFAETIICDLCKTSEKINKQRQLGYQGQEKAAEIMLKVSQTRVPDLQIGDCVLITVPKVDRGPSDPANVIAVIVNQNEHKLHQLGTQYGLVKGWYNSASLKPATSNFFKITEVNNDKELTLRETVSHISGGQGFLSCICKRQCESKRCACFKASVKCNSRCHSSSICKNK; translated from the exons ATGATTCGTGCTTGGATGAAGGATAACCAATCTAAAAAATGGTCGGTTGGATTACAATTTGTACAGTTTCAAAAAAATTCGTCTTTCCATCGAATAATAGGACGATCGCCGTATAAAGCATTATTTGGATGTGATCCGAAAATTGGATTGTCTTCATCAAATCTTCcatcagaaataataaaaaaactaaccaCTGAAGAACATCttgaagaaattttaaataatattcaacctGAACATGAAAAAGAACAGATTACATCATATTGTAGTATTTGCAATACAGAAATGTTAACTGAGGTTGAATTTGCCGAAActattatttgtgatttatgtAAAActagtgaaaaaataaacaaacaacgtCAACTTGGATATCAAGGACAAGAAAAAGCAGCTGAAATCATGTTAAAG GTCAGCCAAACAAGGGTTCCTGATTTACAAATTGGCGATTGCGTCTTAATAACAGTACCTAAAGTAGATCGAGGACCGTCAGATCCTGCCAATGTAATTGCAGTTATTGTCAATCAGAACGAACATAAACTTCACCAACTCGGAACTCAGTATGGCTTAGTAAAAGGGTGGTACAATTCAGCAAGTTTAAAACCCGCgacatctaatttttttaaaattaccgaagttaataatgataaagaaCTTACATTACGTGAAACAGTTTCTCATATTTCTGGGGGACAAGGTTTTTTAAGTTGCATTTGTAAACGCCAATGTGAATCAAAACGTTGTGCTTGTTTTAAAGCTTCGGTAAAATGCAACAGTCGTTGCCATAGCTCtagtatttgtaaaaataagtaa
- the LOC132920515 gene encoding dnaJ-like protein 60 codes for MVFIVPITLKIIRLGFKDISLRRQSTKQNLSTYYETLNLKPGCTKKEIRNSFIKLSKLNHPDVCGPSSNDRFVRINEAYNVLIDENKKKLYDETLVYSKNNNPIYYHYREHQNSGNWKNEYNNPSNHWLASNIAIAGVCLSILLVGSLIRYNGVKKSVSMRSLLMDESDERLSFLEEQKLMKIDKTNEELIKIFEQNIAKEYGSIVKK; via the exons atGGTTTTTATTGTGCCTATCACTCTAAAAATAATTCGACTTGGTTTCAAGGATATATCATTACGTCGCCA atcaacaaaacaaaatttgtctACATACTATGAGACATTAAACCTGAAACCAGGATgtacaaaaaaagaaatacgtaactcatttattaaactatctaaatta AACCATCCAGATGTCTGTGGTCCTTCTTCTAATGATAGATTTGTACGTATCAATGAAGCATATAATGTACTAATAGATGAaaacaagaaaaaattatatgatgaaACACTagtttacagtaaaaataacaatccaatttattatcattaccgTGAACATCAAAACAG TGGAAATTGGAAAAATGAGTACAATAATCCAAGTAATCATTGGCTAGCATCAAATATTGCTATAGCAGGTGTCTGTCTTTCAATACTACTTGTTGGATCTCTAATACGATATAATGGCGTaaa aaaaTCTGTCTCGATGCGAAGTTTATTAATGGATGAATCTGATGAACGTTTGTCCTTTTTAGaagaacaaaaattaatgaaaattgataAAACCAATGAAgagcttataaaaatatttgaacaaaatattgcAAAAGAATATGGttctattgtaaaaaaataa
- the LOC132922544 gene encoding pH-sensitive chloride channel 2-like isoform X1: protein MIGYRGRGLRTLQAVTLVYTAFCVQTVQPACSDDSTADGGNRVEMLMWLTDPCRYDRWTRPIPPDGNSKTGAPTRVSARVYVYFLGSVEAQQLHFTAHLLIRYRWRDDRLVHSSSKSSIQGENKLKERVWTPHVYIVNEHDSNIMGSGRQDILVTVQPDGTVLYSARLKVSLLCMMNLQKFPFDQQTCPLILESWTYNNTHLELGWEHDSPAILNSNLRMTEYNLVSIWTDATVSEYTLLSTAEDKHVKKNEYSPLSVEHVHYYGKFAGNYSQLIVNFELEREVGHYIMDYYVPSIMLVVVSWVSFWLDPNAVPGRTTLGTSTMLTFITLSRNIGSSLPKVSYIKATEIWFLVCTAFIFGSLVEFAFVNTIWRRKKNVELKKVNSKHIFKSTLTPQMQRKSISVDSGIDRGAAGASPTVTSGKLNRRENRSRSLLTVGDLDSAVCTNPEPLENFSIRVPTLNDNKTVGSGGLFTLTPQEIAQWIDQRSRIAFPAAFLVFNCFYWLYVYV from the exons gGCGTGCAGTGATGACAGTACCGCAGACGGTGGTAATCGCGTAGAAATGCTCATGTGGCTAACAGACCCATGTCGGTACGACCGTTGGACAAGACCAATACCACCAGACGGTAACAGTAAAACCGGAGCACCTACTCGAGTATCTGCTCGagtatatgtatactttttagGATCAGTAGAGGCCCAACAGCTG CATTTCACGGCCCATTTATTGATACGGTATCGGTGGCGGGACGATCGGCTCGTACATTCTTCTTCCAAGTCTTCTATACAGGGCGAGAACAAACTTAAGGAACGGGTATGGACTCCGCATGTTTACATCGTCAATGAACACGATTCAAACATAATGGGATCCGGTCGCCAAGACATACTAGTCACGGTTCAGCCGGATGGAACAGTTTTGTACTCAGCTAG gTTAAAAGTGTCATTATTATGCATGATGAATTTACAAAAATTCCCATTTGATCAACAAACATGTCCTTTGATACTGGAAAGCT ggACTTACAACAATACTCATTTAGAATTGGGGTGGGAACACGATTCTCCTGCAATATTGAATAGCAATTTGCGAATGACTGAATACAATTTAGTGTCAATTTGGACAGACGCAACAGTCAGTGAATACACGTTGTTATCAACAGCCGAAGATaaacacgtaaaaaaaaatgaatattctcCATTATCCGTTGAACATGTACATTACTATGGAAAATTTG cTGGTAACTATAGTCAGTTAATAGTTAACTTTGAATTAGAACGCGAAGTTGGTCACTACATAATGGACTATTACGTACCAAGTATTATGCTTGTAGTTGTATCATGGGTATCGTTTTGGTTAGACCCAAATGCAGTACCGGGTCGCACAACATTAG GTACCAGTACAATGTTAACATTCATTACACTGTCCAGAAACATAGGTAGCTCGTTGCCAAAAGTTTCTTACATTAAAGCTACTGAAATATGGTTCCTTGTGTGCACAGCATTCATATTCGGATCGTTAGTGGAGTTTGCATTTGTCAACACCATATGGAGACGGAA AAAAAACGTGGAACTGAAAAAAGTCAatagtaaacatatttttaagtcgACATTAACGCCTCAGATGCAACGTAAGTCAATATCTGTCGACAGCGGTATTGACAGAGGTGCTGCTGGTGCTAGTCCTACAGTGACGAGTGGAAAATTAAATAGAAGagaaaat agatCGAGGAGTTTACTCACTGTTGGTGATTTGGATTCTGCTGTGTGCACCAATCCAGAACCTCTTGAAAATTTTAGTATCCGGGTACCAACGTTGAACGATAATAAAACTGTCGGTAGCGGAGGTTTGTTTACATTAACTCCACAAGAGATCGCTCAATGGATCGATCAACGCAGTCGTATTGCATTTCCTGCAGCGTTTCTCgtatttaactgtttttattggctttatgtatatgtttga
- the LOC132922544 gene encoding pH-sensitive chloride channel 2-like isoform X2, which translates to MIGYRGRGLRTLQAVTLVYTAFCVQTVQPACSDDSTADGGNRVEMLMWLTDPCRYDRWTRPIPPDGNSKTGAPTRVSARVYVYFLGSVEAQQLHFTAHLLIRYRWRDDRLVHSSSKSSIQGENKLKERVWTPHVYIVNEHDSNIMGSGRQDILVTVQPDGTVLYSARLKVSLLCMMNLQKFPFDQQTCPLILESWTYNNTHLELGWEHDSPAILNSNLRMTEYNLVSIWTDATVSEYTLLSTAEDKHVKKNEYSPLSVEHVHYYGKFEREVGHYIMDYYVPSIMLVVVSWVSFWLDPNAVPGRTTLGTSTMLTFITLSRNIGSSLPKVSYIKATEIWFLVCTAFIFGSLVEFAFVNTIWRRKKNVELKKVNSKHIFKSTLTPQMQRKSISVDSGIDRGAAGASPTVTSGKLNRRENRSRSLLTVGDLDSAVCTNPEPLENFSIRVPTLNDNKTVGSGGLFTLTPQEIAQWIDQRSRIAFPAAFLVFNCFYWLYVYV; encoded by the exons gGCGTGCAGTGATGACAGTACCGCAGACGGTGGTAATCGCGTAGAAATGCTCATGTGGCTAACAGACCCATGTCGGTACGACCGTTGGACAAGACCAATACCACCAGACGGTAACAGTAAAACCGGAGCACCTACTCGAGTATCTGCTCGagtatatgtatactttttagGATCAGTAGAGGCCCAACAGCTG CATTTCACGGCCCATTTATTGATACGGTATCGGTGGCGGGACGATCGGCTCGTACATTCTTCTTCCAAGTCTTCTATACAGGGCGAGAACAAACTTAAGGAACGGGTATGGACTCCGCATGTTTACATCGTCAATGAACACGATTCAAACATAATGGGATCCGGTCGCCAAGACATACTAGTCACGGTTCAGCCGGATGGAACAGTTTTGTACTCAGCTAG gTTAAAAGTGTCATTATTATGCATGATGAATTTACAAAAATTCCCATTTGATCAACAAACATGTCCTTTGATACTGGAAAGCT ggACTTACAACAATACTCATTTAGAATTGGGGTGGGAACACGATTCTCCTGCAATATTGAATAGCAATTTGCGAATGACTGAATACAATTTAGTGTCAATTTGGACAGACGCAACAGTCAGTGAATACACGTTGTTATCAACAGCCGAAGATaaacacgtaaaaaaaaatgaatattctcCATTATCCGTTGAACATGTACATTACTATGGAAAATTTG AACGCGAAGTTGGTCACTACATAATGGACTATTACGTACCAAGTATTATGCTTGTAGTTGTATCATGGGTATCGTTTTGGTTAGACCCAAATGCAGTACCGGGTCGCACAACATTAG GTACCAGTACAATGTTAACATTCATTACACTGTCCAGAAACATAGGTAGCTCGTTGCCAAAAGTTTCTTACATTAAAGCTACTGAAATATGGTTCCTTGTGTGCACAGCATTCATATTCGGATCGTTAGTGGAGTTTGCATTTGTCAACACCATATGGAGACGGAA AAAAAACGTGGAACTGAAAAAAGTCAatagtaaacatatttttaagtcgACATTAACGCCTCAGATGCAACGTAAGTCAATATCTGTCGACAGCGGTATTGACAGAGGTGCTGCTGGTGCTAGTCCTACAGTGACGAGTGGAAAATTAAATAGAAGagaaaat agatCGAGGAGTTTACTCACTGTTGGTGATTTGGATTCTGCTGTGTGCACCAATCCAGAACCTCTTGAAAATTTTAGTATCCGGGTACCAACGTTGAACGATAATAAAACTGTCGGTAGCGGAGGTTTGTTTACATTAACTCCACAAGAGATCGCTCAATGGATCGATCAACGCAGTCGTATTGCATTTCCTGCAGCGTTTCTCgtatttaactgtttttattggctttatgtatatgtttga